A part of Pirellulales bacterium genomic DNA contains:
- a CDS encoding DUF1559 domain-containing protein codes for MRRRMARREENGPQQCPSISAAPRGFTLVELLVVIAIIGILIGLLLPAVQMAREAARRAQCVNNLKQMSLALLNHHDMMQSFPPGMPHCSPNKAFDPQGFMGLWKTGGTQTGVYCMGPNWLSNIMPQIEQAAMNDKLLGCLDNEYNAPDDCDRDKTGQPYRDFGDLTFPFMLCPSSEVIETEMSAWNLEDLDKGNYAANFGSDTFMSFTSPTTAGAFGVVMPAGTAGVKQRSNDPSILGRWKAGWGQGTRLAEFTDGTSNTVLVSEVVGFDDEADGRGTWSWAGMGGSSFTAKYGPNSKTNDVIPACSTAIAAGDPRHCTQNQASGAVWASARSMHPGGVNATMTDGSVRFYTDNIDLAIWQALATRGYGDIVSSP; via the coding sequence ATGCGCCGTCGAATGGCGAGGCGTGAGGAGAACGGACCGCAGCAGTGTCCGAGCATATCGGCTGCGCCGCGCGGCTTCACGCTGGTGGAGCTGCTTGTGGTCATCGCGATCATTGGCATTCTCATCGGGCTTTTACTGCCGGCGGTGCAGATGGCGCGCGAGGCCGCGCGCCGCGCGCAATGCGTGAACAATCTCAAGCAAATGTCGCTGGCGCTGCTGAACCATCACGACATGATGCAATCGTTTCCGCCGGGCATGCCCCATTGCTCGCCCAACAAGGCCTTCGACCCGCAGGGTTTCATGGGCCTGTGGAAAACCGGCGGCACGCAAACGGGCGTCTATTGCATGGGCCCGAACTGGCTGTCGAACATCATGCCGCAGATCGAGCAGGCGGCGATGAACGACAAGCTACTGGGATGCCTCGACAATGAGTACAACGCTCCGGACGACTGCGACCGCGACAAGACCGGCCAGCCCTATCGCGACTTTGGCGACCTGACTTTTCCCTTCATGTTGTGCCCTAGCTCAGAAGTTATCGAGACTGAGATGAGTGCCTGGAATCTCGAAGACCTGGACAAGGGGAACTATGCCGCCAATTTCGGCTCGGACACGTTCATGTCGTTTACGTCTCCCACCACCGCGGGCGCATTTGGCGTAGTGATGCCCGCCGGCACCGCCGGAGTGAAGCAAAGATCCAACGACCCGTCGATCCTTGGTCGTTGGAAGGCTGGCTGGGGCCAAGGAACACGGCTGGCCGAGTTTACCGACGGCACTAGTAACACCGTGCTTGTCAGCGAGGTCGTCGGCTTTGATGACGAGGCCGACGGACGTGGCACCTGGTCGTGGGCCGGCATGGGCGGGTCGTCCTTCACGGCCAAGTACGGACCAAACTCCAAAACGAACGACGTCATTCCCGCCTGCAGCACCGCGATCGCCGCCGGCGATCCGCGTCATTGCACACAGAACCAGGCCAGCGGCGCGGTTTGGGCTTCGGCGCGTAGCATGCACCCCGGCGGCGTTAACGCCACCATGACCGACGGCTCGGTGCGCTTCTATACCGACAACATCGATCTCGCCATCTGGCAAGCACTCGCCACGCGCGGCTACGGCGATATTGTTTCGTCGCCGTAG